ggcggcggcggtggcggggctCGCTGGAGTTGGCCGAAATCGGCACTCTGAGGGCGGTTTCGCGCGGGGAAAAGCCGAGGACAGAGAGAGCGAAGAGGGGAATGCGCATACAGGCTTGAGAAGGTGAAATGGGGACCGGAGCGGGCTGTCAATGGCTAGGCGCGgcaaggcggcgacggcgagcgattGCACGCGCGAGAAGgtgagagagggggaaaagaaggGCTGGCGATGGACCTCACCACGACGCGGAGCTTTGGCGGCACTTGGCTGGCGAAGAGGGGCGGCGAAATGGCGgatccacggcggcggcgagctagggctagggtttgtggGGGCAAAAGGCGGTTGCGACTCGATGGGGGGTCGAGGGGCGCGAGGCGTCGCTTATAAAGGGGCGGCTgaaggccttggcgtgcggggcAGGTGGCGCGGGGAGGCGTGCGCCGgccggactcgggctcgagtTTGAGCTTGGCTCGAGGTGGAAGAGGGGTCCGATAGCAAGACCCCACCTGGcggtgagagagagggagaagagggGAGCGAAGCAGGCTAGCTTGGGCTGCGGGTTGGGCCGTGCAGGTAAAAAAAGAAcgcggagagggagagggagagggagagggaggtttGGGCTGGGCgaaaagagagaaggaaggggGAGAGGACAAAAGAGAGGTTTAGATTGAGGCcaaaagagaaaagggagaggaaagaaaaaggagacaagcaaatttatttaaattaaattgaatttaaattcagcTGAAAGACAAACAACCAAACAATGTGATGTGgtatgaaatgcacaaaacctatatttacttatatttctttttatggctaAGTATATTAATTTATCATTCACGGTaaatattctaaactcaaaataAATTAAATACACGTTATCGAGCCTGCAATAAATGTAAccaatttatttaggttcctaataaaaattagggtgttacaaacctaccgcccttaaaaggaatctcgtcctcgagattcggctgggctagcaaagagctgagaaaattctgcctgtaactcatcctctcatTCCCAAGTGGCCTCATCcactgcatggtgactccactgaaccttacacatccgAATCCTCTTACTCCAGGTGATCCTTTCCAatgtgtccagaattttgaccggatACTCAGTGTAGGTCAAATCATCCTGCACATTCAAGTCCTCCAGTGGTAACTGCTCCTATGGTACTCTTAAGCACTTCTTCAACTGCgatatgtggaacacgttgtgcacatctgatAGTCAcgcaggtagctctagctggtaagctacctcgcCCTTCATTTCCAAGATCTTGAAcagaccaatgtaacgaggtgacaacttccctttgattttgaatctgcgcaaacctctaaTAGGTGACACTTTCTGATACACAAACTCTACTTTTTCAAAAGTCAACTCCCGTcatcgagtatctgcataactcttctgcCTCGACTGTGCTACTTTCAGATTCACACGGACAACCTACACCTGTCGTttggcctctttaatgatctcaggcccgaaaCAGCTCGCTTTCGCCTGTCTcgctccaatacaacggagtcctgcacttcctgcaTACAATGTCTCAAACGGCGCCATCTTAAAcctagcctgataactgttgttgtaggagaactctacaaacggcaaactcttatcccaactgcctctgTGCTTAAGGGCATaggccctaagcatatcctctaatacCTGATTCGTCCTCTCTGTCTGACCATCCCTATGTGGGTGATATGctgagctgaaattcaacttcgtgtccattgactcatgcaacttctgccaaaatcgAGATGTGAATTGAGTACCTCTGTCTGaaactatcttcttaggtaccccatgcaaacacacaatcctGGAGATATATAGCTCTGCCAATCGTGCTCCTGTGTAAGTAGTCTTCACtggaatgaagtgagctaccttggtcaattaatccactatgacccatatcaAATCATAACCATCCCGTGTACATGGCAACCccacaataaagtccataccaatttcttcacATTTCCATTCTGGCATTTTCAATGGCTGCAACAAATCGGCTGGTCTCTGGTGTTCTGTcttgactctctgacacacatcacacaatgccacatgagctgcaacatcacactTCATGcgataccaccaatatctctccttcaaatcctggtacatcttggtactgccaggattGATTGAATAAGCTGAATCATAAGCCTCCTACACAATTTTTCTCACGAAGGTGATCCACATCtggtacacatatcctcttCCGGAACCATACAGTCCCTTGTTCATCCTCGGTGAAGTCaagtgccttgcctgcttctgtcatctcctttatctcctgGATCTTAGCATcttcaagctgacccttccatATATCCTGTTCGAGAGTCGGCTCTACTTCTATAGTGATCCCTTCAGTATGAGCAATGAACCCAAGTTTGAGTTGCTCAAACTCCTTATACAATTCTCGAGGCATCTGATTAACCATTGTTgcattcacataactcttgTGACTCAAGGTATCGGCAACCACGTTGGCCTtccctggatggtagtgtatctccaggtcatagtccttgatgagctctaaccatctttgTTGTCTCATATtaaggtcattctgagtgaaaatatacttcaaactcttgtggttggtgtatatctgacatcggtgacccaacaagtagtgtctccatatcttcaaagcatgcacccctgctgctaactccagatcatgagtggggtaATTCTGCTTATGCTTCCTCAACTGAcgagatgcataagcaattacatgtccctcttgcatcaatacacaaccaagaccttatttagatgcgtcacagtagatgtcaaagctcttgtgaatatcaggcataaCCAATATTGGTACAGTAGTCAACCTTTCCCTTAACTCATCGAAACTATCCTGATATGCCTCTGACCATACAAactcctttcctttctctggTAGTGaagtaaggggtttcactatcttagagaagtatTCTATAAACCTCCTGTAGTATCCTACGAGTCATACGAAACTCCGAATCTCTAACACTGTCGTTGGCGGTtcccatttcaacacatccGTGACTTTCCCTGGATCAACTGCAATACCTCCATCTGTGATGACATGACCAAGAAACGAGACTcattcagccaaaattcacacttgttgagcttggcatacaattGATTCTCTTTGAGTTTCTGAagaacaagcctcaaatgttcctcctcattcctggagtacaccaaaatatcatTAATGAACACCACtacgaacttgtcaagatattccataaataccttgttcatcaggtacATGAAGTAGGCTGGAGCATTTGTCAACCCACAAAACATCATTGTGTACTTatatagcccatatctggtagtgaaagttgtcttggcaatatctgaaggtcgtatcctcagctgatgataccctgacctcaaatcaatcttgaagaatactctggctcccttcaactgatcaaacataTCTTCAATACGAGgtaatggatacttgttcttgatagtaaccTCATTCAATGCTCTGTAgtccacacacatcctctgtgtaccatccttcttctcaACGAATATCATAGATGCTCCCTAAGGTGAAGAGCTAGAATGAATGAACCGTTTATCTAGCAATTATTTTAACTGTTttttaagttcctctaattctcCAACtaacattctatatggcctcttagcaataggtgcagtactaggtaaaagatctatgaggaattcaatgtcgcgttcaggtggcatacctggcaaatcatcggggAAGACGTCCAGGTACTCACACACTACTCTGATGTCCTCAGTCAAACCTGCCTTCAGCTGGTTCACTACACAGTCTGCTGCAGATGGAAGTGTTGCAATGAACTCAAACCGTTCACCATCTGGGCTCGTGAGGAGCACTGACCTCTTGGCACACTGAATAACTGCATCAACTTtgctcaaccatcccattccgagtataATGTCAATTCCACTAGAACCAATACTACAAAGTTGGCACGAAAATCCCTGCCATGATCTTGAAACTAACACCAAGATACTAGTACATGActttcatatttcccccaggtgagcTAACTAGCATGTGATTTGACATAGTATGCATGGGAATACCATGCTTTGCGACAAACTGGGTAGAAATAAAGGAATGTGATGCTctagaatcaaataaaactgatgcaggggctgagttgactaggaacataccgaacacaacgtcctgagcctcctgagtgTCTCCGCGACCACATGGTTCACATGCCCGCGGACATAGTTTTGCTGGCCCTTGTTGTTCCGATGTGTGGTTGTTGCTTTTgaactgttgctgctgctgctgtggagtttGCCTCTGTCCACTATTGTTGAACTAACCTCGAGTGTTATGGGCATTTCCCTTGGGGCAACAGTTGGCATAGTGACTAGCCTCACCACACCTGAAGTATGTGTTACCACCGGTGAAAATAGGAGTGTTGTTTCTCACAGGTGTTCCAGTGGGGATGTTCTGGCGATTCTGCAGGAGATTGTGGCGATGCACTGATTGACCAGCACATTGagcctgctggtgctgctgaTTGGGGCATTGGTATTGATTCTACCCGAAGTTGACATTCTATCCTCCAGTGTGGAAAGGTGTCCCTTGTGGGAGCACAAAGCAGGGTGGGAGTTGTTGCTGGACTGTCCCTGCGACTagaactttctcttctgctcacccatctctttgcgagcatgctccactaTGATAGTGTTGTCCACCATCTTTTGCCATGATAGGTGGAAGAGGGGTCCGATGGGCGGACCCCACCTGGTggtgagagagagggggagaagagggggcCGAATCAGACCAGCCTAGGCCGTGGGTTGGGCCGCACGGGTGAAAAAAGAACAGGGAGAGGCAGAGGGAGATTTGAGCTAGGCcaaaagagagaaggaagggggagaggaaaagagagaggttTAGATTGAGcccaaaagagaaaagagagaggaaagaaaaaggagacaagcaaattcatttgaatttaattcagcTAAAAAACAAATAATAAAACGATGCGATGCGGCAtaaaatgcacaagacctatatttcttTCCTTGTATTTTTTATGGCTCAGTATATTAATTTATCATTCACGGTAAATGTTCTAAACtcaaaataaattaaataaaCCTTATCGAGCCTACAATAAATCTAAccaatttatttaggttcctaataAAAATTATGGTGTTACAGTAGTAAAGCAGAGAATTATGGTTTGACTTCGGTGACCAGTCATTAAAAGAAACTATGGACCCACAAGTGAAGTACCAAAATAACAGTGAAGTGAACCTAAATAATGAAGGACTCGATTACAGCTTTAGCATTACCTTCTTCCTCATGACTCCAGCACTAATGCAATGCAATGCAACCAATTCTCAAGTTTCACTCATTGCCAAAGAACCATGTTATTAAGCTACAAAGGAATCATTCAAGATAGACAGAGCCAAGATTTTGGTCTATTTACAACTTTTGCAGCTCAAATGCTGTTGTTCCTTTCCGCAATTCTTCAGCTGATCACTTCCTCTATAACCTCGGTAGTGGTGAACAAAGAGGTATTAAAATACAGCTTCAGTACAAAACTTCATAAGCATCTTTCGAAAAGAGACATATAAAGTGGAGATGTATGTAGATACGTTTACCGCATCATTACGTATGTGCACATATGCCTAGCAAATTTATTTTCACATTCGATGACACATTATATATTTTTTACCACAGTTCTTCAATAACAGATGTGAATAACATGTGTTTCTttgttccaaaataatcatCATACCTGCAAAATGTAATCTTTGGCATGTTACCGGACTGTGGACAAACAAGAGGAGTCAGTGCAAGACAGAATCATGTTAAAAGTGAGAAAGGAACCTCATATACTACTGATTTGGAATTATCTTGAGAAGCTCAATGTCAAATAGGAGAGTTTTGTCTATCAAGCCTTGATTCCGTAGAACAAAATCAAGAGCTCTTTGTCCCTGCAAGACAAACAGTAAATGTTTAACACGATTCGAACAAACTTGACAAGGATAACTTTTGAAATCAAGCAAGTGTTTTACCGAGAATGTCGTTGGTTTTGGACCCAACTTGTTGTAGTCATTATCCAGATATCCAAGATCCGGTGGTACGATTATCCTGAAGTGAGTGAGCTCTTTAATAGTATATTTGCAAGCTGCGAGATGAACTTTTGGGAAATGCATGGAAGCCACCTTACCTCCTAACTCCTCCGGGAGCCATGCCTGATATAGCCTCCTCAAAAGCTGGTATGACCTACATTATTAGAAATGGATATTAGTGAGACAGGAACTGACTGAACATTTCCTGTTATACAGAGCTCACAAAACTGCAAAAGTGTCAACAGTCTACTTCATAATTGTCCTCTGAAATTGTTGTAGCCAATGTTTTGGAAAAGGACCTGTACCAGTTCCATAGCATGGTCTATGGACATGGTAATGTAGTACTCTACCAAAAGTGATTGGTTGTATGATATGAAAACAGTGATCAACACTGCCTAAAGTAGTAAATTACCTGTCCTGATCCAACCTTAAACTTGAAGAAGTCTTTGTCACCACCCTGGCATTTATGATTTAAGAGTGATGTATCAGTCGAATTGGGAAAAAACTGAGGACCAAAACGTGAATTTGGACTAAAATTAATATATAGAGTAGCACACTCTTAGGCGAAAAAAGTAATGTCATAAATCATGTCCATTCATAATTAAATACTAATGACACAATTGTTCTGACCACCCAAGCAAGTTCAATGAATCACATGATTGTTTGAACTTGTAAGAAAGCTAAATACTCATATTTTCTGTAAAATACAGTAGTAATTGATACCTCAAACGAACCTCCTTTCGTCTTGTTTCTAGCTTCAAAAATACGACCGTAGTATCCAATTGTATAGCCATCCCAATCAACCTTAAGGAGTAAACAAATTCAAACCTTCATCAGGGTTGAAACTTGGCACAACTCTAC
The sequence above is drawn from the Panicum hallii strain FIL2 chromosome 7, PHallii_v3.1, whole genome shotgun sequence genome and encodes:
- the LOC112899956 gene encoding peptidyl-prolyl cis-trans isomerase FKBP19, chloroplastic encodes the protein MVVLAKLGAPSMPGFMMDRRRLMLIPSITIGITSCQYTFEKAAAKAEFADMPALRGKDYGKTKMRYPDYTETESGLQYKDLRVGDGPSPKKGEIVVVDWDGYTIGYYGRIFEARNKTKGGSFEGGDKDFFKFKVGSGQVIPAFEEAISGMAPGGVRRIIVPPDLGYLDNDYNKLGPKPTTFSGQRALDFVLRNQGLIDKTLLFDIELLKIIPNQ